A single genomic interval of Cucumis sativus cultivar 9930 chromosome 5, Cucumber_9930_V3, whole genome shotgun sequence harbors:
- the LOC101213628 gene encoding glutathione S-transferase 3, producing MSKEEVIILDCSLSPFCNRVKIALNEKGVSYESKEEDLFGFKGGKSELLLKSNPIYKKVPVLLHNGKPLNESSIIVSYIDETWPSSSPLLPSLPYERAQARFWIDYIDKKVFDVGSKIWKSNGEEQEEAKKQLIEILKQLEEALGDKDFFGGEKFGIVDVILIPFTSWFYTYEKVGNFKVEECCPKFSAWEKRCLQKDTVASVLPCPEKIYNFITSMRKNLGLE from the exons ATGTCAAAAGAGGAAGTTATAATTTTGGATTGTTCGCTCAGCCCATTTTGCAATAGGGTTAAGATTGCTTTGAATGAGAAGGGAGTGAGTTATGAGAGTAAGGAAGAGGATTTGTTTGGTTTCAAAGGTGGGAAAAGTGAGTTGTTGCTCAAATCTAACCCTATTTATAAGAAAGTGCCTGTTCTCTTGCATAATGGTAAGCCATTGAATGAAAGCTCCATTATTGTTAGCTATATTGATGAGACATGGCCTTCTTCTTCCCCACTTCTTCCTTCGTTGCCCTACGAAAGAGCTCAAGCTCGGTTCTGGATTGACTACATCGACAAAaag GTATTTGATGTGGGTTCGAAGATTTGGAAGAGCAATGGAGAAGAGCAAGAAGAAGCCAAGAAACAGTTGATAGAGATTTTGAAGCAATTGGAGGAAGCTTTAGGGGACAAAGATTTCTTTGGAGGTGAAAAGTTTGGGATTGTGGATGTGATTTTAATTCCATTCACAAGTTGGTTCTATACTTATGAGAAAGTTGGGAACTTCAAAGTGGAAGAATGTTGCCCTAAATTCTCAGCTTGGGAAAAGAGGTGTTTGCAAAAGGACACTGTTGCAAGTGTTCTTCCTTGCCCTGAGAAGATTTATAACTTTATAACCTCCATGAGAAAGAACCTTGGACTTGAATAG